Below is a genomic region from candidate division SR1 bacterium Aalborg_AAW-1.
CAGGAGCTAATACATCTTACCTTCCATCTAATATTAATCTATGAACTACTGCAATTTTAATTACAAGTGGAGCTAATGTACAATATAACTGTTCAAATACAGCTTTATTAGACGCTTCCTTTACTACAGCAATAAATAATCAGAATAATTGGAATAAAGGGACTCTTTGATTTCCTTTTCCTCCATCAACTTGTGTATTTGATTTTACGCAACCTATCCTTTCTATAGATTTATGATCATGACAGGCTGATTTTACATCAGGTAGTAATATTAAATTTAAAGTAACCTCATCAGAACCATTAAATACAGGTAGTTTTACTTGTAGTGATCTAGTTTTTTGATGAGATCTTTCAGGATCTACTACTTGTAGCAGCATTACACAAATAGCACCATTTAATAATACTGCTTTTGAGGTATCTCTTACTGTTTCACCTGGTATGTCATGATATGGAGATATTGATATGAATATATTATCTTGAACTGTTTCAGATGTTGCAGGTAACTCTAATACTGTATCAACTGTTATCAATAATTATATTATAGTAGATATACTTGCACCAGTTATTACATTGAGTTGATCTACTACTGGTAATATAATAGCAGGTAGTAGTTGGACTGACCCAGGAGCTACTTGTATTGATAATTTTGATAGTACTTGTACTGTTGTGGCCTCTGGAAATATAGATGCAAATGTACCATGAACATACACAATTACCTATACCGCTACTGATGATGTATGAAATATTGCATCTGTTATGAGAATAATAAGTGTGATAGATGGAGTACCTATAGTAACACTGAATTGAAGCGGAACGATAACTATACCACGATCATCTGGATATATAGAACAATGAGCAATTTGGAATGATTTTATAGATGGAAGCGGTTCTATTACAACACCAACAATTATTAGTTGACCCAATACATGATCAGTTGATACCTATGGAATGCCATGATCACATACACTAGAATATGTATATATAGATACCGCAGGCAATACAGGTAGCGCAACTAGAACTGTAATTGTACAAAATCCTTGAGTACCGGATCCGCAAGATGATGCATATACTATGTATCAAGACACCTCATTAGATCTTACGACACCTCCACAAGTTATTGTGGCCAATGATAATAATATGGAATATACAACATCATGAGGACTCGTAACAGGCCCAACAAATGGAACAATCATAATGACGGGACAATGATTTATCTATACACCCAATACAGGATTTGTATGAAATGACACATTTATCTATGAATTGTGTAATATATTAAATCAATGTGATAGTGCGCTAGTTACCATCACTATAATAGATACTCAATCACCACTCCTCACACTAAGTGGTAGTAGCACAGAAACAATTGAAGCTGGTATACCATGGGTTGATCCTGGATATATCTGTACTGATGCAACAGCGTGTACTGTAGTAACAACAGGAATGGTAAATTCATCTCTTCCTTGAACATATACACTAATCTATACAGCTACTGATACAGAGTGAAATTTCACCACTGTCACAAGAACGGTCATAGTTATTGATACAACTGCACCAGTTATTGTACTAAATGGAAGCACATCTCTTACCCTTACTCAATGAACAGCATTCAGTGATTCTGGAGCAAGCTGGACTGATAGTGTTGACGGAAGTGGAGTAGTAGCTCTTCCAACAAGCTGAAGTGTAAATATTAATATCCCATGAATCTATACTCTAGAATATACCTATACCGATAGTGCTGGAAATAATGGCAATATCGTTACAAGAACGGTCACAGTTCAAGCAATATCTAGTGCGACTGGCACAATATCAACATGATCTTCATGATGATGAGGCGGTTGATATATATTACAAAAAGATAATTGTCCTGACTGAGATCACAGTCCTACCCATTATGATGGAGTATGTAAATGAGACAATGAACCAGTAGATGAACAGACATTCAATCCAAGCATTTGATCAACATGCTTCAAGCCACTCAACAAAAAAACAATTGATCAAGGCATTCAAGTAAGTGAAGCATTCAAAACTGCTCATCAGATGCTCTATAGTTATCAGTTAACAAAGCGACAAGGAACAAGAGATTATAGACCATTCGATTATCTTACCAGAGAAGAAGCAGCAAGATTTATGGTAGAATTTGCTCAGAATGTCCTGTGTAGAAAACCTACAAGATCGTATAACAACAACTTCTCAGATATCAATAACGCTAATCCTACGCTTACTAAATTTATAAGAGAGTCTTATAATTATGGAATATTTAATGGGAATAGTGATGGTACGTTTAGACCAAATGATCGTATCACTAATGATGAGTTATCAGCTATTATGGTAAGATTAGTAACCAATAGCATATTAGATGAACCAGAATGAGATCGAGCAGCACAATATAGATCAACTCTATCACAGTATGCTCAAATTAGTATATTAAATAATGAAGGAAGATGAAATATCGCTGAAGTTATCTATGACCTCTATAGAAACAATACTTATATACTAAACAAAAATGGATATATTATTCAATAATATTGATAAATCTATTGATTACGACATCAATAGGTTTTTTTATATTATGATGAGAAAATAGAAATAAAAAAAGCTCCCACCGTATCAGGTAAGGAGTTTTAATATAATCAAGGTAATAAGGATTATAATGTAATAGCTACACCAGGCCCCATAGTAGGAGAAATAACTACTTTCTTAATAAGTTTTCCTTTCACTCCAGATGGTTTGTGAGAGTTAATAGCTGATAAGAAAGCAGTCACATTATCAGCTAATTGTTCTGGAGTAAAGTTTGCTTTACCAATAGTAGCATGAATATTACCTGTTTTATCAAGTTTGAATTCAAATCTACCCTTTTTAATTTCAGAAACAGCACCTACAAGATCGATAGCTACAGTACCTGCTTTAGGATTTGGCATCAAACCCTTTGGTCCAAGTGCTTTTGCAACTTTTGCAAGATCTTTCATGAGATCAGGTGAAGTTACTAAGACATCGAAATTCATATTTCCTTTTTCAATATCAGCTAAGAGATCAGATGACCCAACAATATCAGCACCTGCTTTTTTCACTTCATCAATTTTATCTTCAGAAGTATATACTGCAACTTTTACTGTTTTACCATTTCCATGTGGAAGAGATGTTGTTGCTCTGATGACTTGATCATTATATTTAGGATTTGCAAATGTTTTTACTGCAATTTCAATAGACGGTATAAATTTAGTATAACCAAGTTTTGTAACTAATTCTGTAGCTTCAGCTGTTGTATAAGATTTTTTCTTATCAACAAGTTTTGCCATTTCTAGATACTTTTTAGATTTTTTTGCCATTGGAATAATAAGATTAATAATAAAATCGGTCGTAACGATCATACTAATGATCTCCCGGTTAGTAAAGTATATAAATTATGCAATAGTAACTCCCATATTTCTAGCGGTTCCACTAATAGCTTTGATCATAGCTTCAAGATCATCTGTGTTCATATCTCCTTTTTTCAAAGCCGCAATCTCTTCTAAATCAGCTCTTGTAAGTGAACCAATCTTTTTCTTATTTGGCTCTCCAGATCCTATTTTTTGTTTCAATTTCCATAGAATAAGATTTGAAGTAACTGGTCAAATGATTTCTACATCAAAAGATCTATCAGTATACAAAGACAACTTTACTCTAATTTTTACATCAATAGGAGCAAACTGTTGCATAAGTTCCATTGTTTTCCCATTAAATTCTTGAATAAATTGTCCAATATTTACTCCATTTGATCCGAGCATAGGTCCAAGTGGTGGATTAGGTGCGGCTTTACCAGCAACAACCTCTAGATTAAGTATTTTAGATAATTGTTTTGCCATAATAACTATTCATACATAAGTAATATAAAAGATTTACCACGTTTTATCATATAACTTTTCGAAATACGATTTCATGTTTGCTTTCTGAGCATAATACTGATCGATAGGGGATTGAATAAACCATCTATCTTCACCCATAGTTACTATCATGGCCACAAGAAGCTTTTGTTCTACTCATTGTTGTTGAACAAATGTGGTACCAGGTATATTAACGAATGCAACACGATCTCATCGCAAAAGATTACTCATTATATCATTTCTTGTTTCAATTGCAAGTACATTTCATCATAATCTTCTCACTGTAGGAGCAAGTTCATCTAATGATCAAGTGCCAATATATCAGTATTGTATTCATACTTGATCAGTAAATGCAGTTTTGATAGTCAATCATAATTGATCAGCAACTGATATAGCTGCATATAAAGGCTTAATACCTCATGTTGATAACTCTCTAATCTTAGTTTCAAGAGGAGAGAGAGTCTGTGCAATAATCGAATCTCATGATGTACTTGATCAAGACTGAAAAGAATTAGTATCCTGACTTGCTCATGACGTATCAAATGACGTTGATGAAAACTGTGATCATGACTGTGTAAGCATACTATCATCATCCTGTCAAGAAACATCTTTTGCAGATTGTACACGAAAGTATACTACATACACAAGTATCAATGCAAGAAAAAATGTCACAATCACAAGAATTATAGGTTTTTCATTTGAGGTTGTCATCATATAGAGATGATCAAATAAAATTATTTTACAAGTTCAACTTTATCAAAACCAATCATAACTGGTGTCAAACGTCATAACATTTCAATATTAACAACCAGCGTACCTTTATCAGCATCAATATCTTTAACTTGACCAACTGCACCTATAAAATTACCATCATTGAGAGTCACAAGATCACCAATCTTATACGGAACAGATAGTGAAGATCTTTCACTTTGTTCTAGCACTTGCTTCTTAATATTTTCAAGTTCACTATCAGTTACAGGCACCGGATGAGTTTCAGCTCCAACAATGATACGAACTCAAGGAGTATTACGTACAACATACCAAATTTTATCATTCATTCTAGATCTGACAAATACATATCCAGGATAAAGTTTAACTTCTTTAGTAGTTGTTTTTGTTTTCCCAATTTTAGTTTCAGTAACAACAGGGTAGTAGTAATCAACAATATCTTCCTCAAGTCATTGTTTTTTGACTCTTTCAATAAGATTTTCCACTACAAGACCTTCTTGTCCAGCAACTACACTGAGACAATACCATCTATATTCTTTATCTTCTATTTGTTTTTTAATTTCTGCTTGTGTGATAGTAGCCATGAATATTTATATACAAATCAATTAAAATAAGCTATTATATATTATTGTACCGATACTTCCACTCCTGTAGATGAATCGCTATCTGTAACTACTTGTACATCACCAGAAGAAAGATCAACAGTATCTAGTAATGATCAAGAAGTAGCAGTATCTAAAGTACCAGACTGATTGAGTGATTGTTCTAAAGAGTAATCAGCTCATCTCATAGTAGTGTAGAATGTCTTATATAATCCAGACCAAATAGTATCAACACCAATAAAAAAAGCTCAAAAAACAACAACAGCCACTACTACTCACAAGCCAAGATAAATATAATCTCTTTTTGTTGCAAATTGTACTTTTTGGAGTGTTTCTAAACTATCATAAAAGCCTTTCATCATTACGATATTCAAAAAAAGAAGTAAAATTACTTGAAAACATCTCACTATACACATTTTAAACTCAAATTACAAGCTTTTTTCTATTTATCACACTCACAACACTCACCAAGAATTATTTTCATTATCATCATCAGTCGATGGTTGAACCATCAGAACATGTGCATGCTTATTCATTTGTGCGATATAATTACTATAATATTCACCAAGAGAATATGATGACACAATCAAATCAACATTCTCTTCTCATCATTGTATTTCAAAATCATCAATCACTACACATGATATGTCATTTTTTTTCTGAATTCATGTAAATAATTGATTCAAGAGACTCTTATTATGATCATCTTCTAACCATTGATAAGGTAACATCAGTGGGATAATATAACAATCACATAAACTTGCATAATAACAATGCTGTGACCATAGTACATCATCTTTTCCAAAATCATGGATACGATCATAAGAAAAAGGACAAAAATCTGATAAAAGATCATGATCATAATCAATAGTCTTGCCCAATACAAATGTTACACCATCATCAGCACTTGATGTTGGAGTCTGCACATCTCCGGTCCAGATATAAAGTATTGTATTTGTATCAGATGCAAGAGAAAAATAAGAATAGAGTGATCCTAATAAATAGGACTGAGAAGATCAAAAAAAAGTTTTTGGTATTAAAAAATTATGTAATTTATACAAAGGTGGATCATAAAATGAGCCATATACTAATGTATTTATCATTTGATCGACAGCAACAAAAGGAGAAGGAAGAATATCTGACTGAAATTGAGTGTATGACATAGACATGTGAAGATAAATCGAAAACCAATCTTTATAATGAATGAACTCTCAATACTGAAAGCACAAATCTATCAGCAAGTTGATAACGTTTTTGCCATTCACCAGCAGATAAGAAGGTAACATATGCCATTTCTATACTATATTGACGGAATATATCACTAATTTGTGTCTTCAAAACGTCAAGTAATTCTTTCTCACAATTTTGGTACACAATCACAATATCTGTTTCAATATCATATCCGAAGACTTTACCAAAATAATGATCTTTGATAATAAATTCATGCTCATGGAGAAGAGTAGCTATATCATTTTTCAATCCAAAGAGAAAAAGATCTCTCAAGATTTTTTGTACTCCCTCATGCATAATAATAGACCATTTATTCTGATCTTTATCAATAGTGATAATACCAGCCTCATCAAGAGCATCAACTTGTTTTTTGATAGCAGGAAAAGTCCAACCAATTTCAGCTTCTAGGGCTCTCATCGATACTCATTGTCTACGGAAAATAAGATATTTCAGAATATCAGACTTTGTTTTAGAACCAAAGAGTTTTTCTATATTCATGAAAGAAAACGATAACCAAAAGTAAAACAACCTATAACCATTAGTGATCAGTATAGGAAAGTAGAGTAGTGATACAAGATAAAGTACAAATATTTTTATCATAAAAAATAAAAGTCTGGATATACCAGACTAAAATATTTAACAGAATTTACGATTTGTAGATTCATTATCATATTCTTCATAAGAAACAAGAATTGATAAGACTTCTTTCCCTTCATAATAAGTAATAGAATGATTAATAGATTTTATAGATGATTTTTTATACTTAATAAAATCATTAACATTCTTTTCTGCTTGTTCTATTAAATTTTTTGCTTCAATAATTTTTAGATCTTTTTCTATTTTAAAGATTTTAATTTTAAGAATATTTCCCATTTGTTTTAAGTTTTTATATTTGAATTGAAATATAAATATAAAAAAACAAAAGTCAACACATTTTTATAATTTATAAAAAATATAACATTATATTGTTCACTACTATACTAATACATCTCCTACAAGTAAAAACTGTTTACTATCAGTTATCTTAGCTTGAACAAAACTTCACAACCATGGAGCAGAAGATTGGTCCCCATTATACATGATTTTAATCTGTTTTTGATTATCAGTATAACCTGTATATTGAACTTTACTACTAGAAAGTATTTCTTTTTTAGTAAGCATGACGGTTCTTATGTTTCATATTTCTTTTGCATTGTTTTCGGCAGAAATTTTTTTTAATAATTCATTAAGTCTATTCCAGCGATCATGTTTTATTTCTTTAGGTATATTATCAACATACTTACGAGCAGCATACGTACCAGGACGAACCGAATAGATACCGATATAAATCATATCAAATCTCGCATATTCCACTAAACTCAGTGTCTGTTGAAAATCTTCTTCTGTCTCATCCGTAAATCATACAATAATATCTGTGGTCAGAGAAATATCTCTTTTCAAATTTCTAATTTTATCGACAAATTCAATATACTGTTCACGATCATAACCACGGAACATTTTCTTCAAAACTGCTGTACTTCCTGACTGCAAGGGCATATGAATATGTGGACACATACGTTCTTGTTTTTCATGAAGAGAGAGAAGTTGATCACTATAAAACGTAGGGTAGGGTGAAGTATAACGCAATCGTTTAAGATCACCAGGCAAAGCAAAAATATCATCACACAATTTATCAAAATCCGGATATTTATTAACGATTTGACCAAGTAAAGTAATTTCTTGAATTCAAGAATCAATATGATGTTGTACCTCGCTCAGAATCTGGTCAGATTTCATATTTTTTTCCATACCTCTTGCATACGGCACAATACAGTAAGCACAGAATTGGTTACAGCCTGTACTAATAGGAACAAAAGCTGTTTTTTTCTGACTGGTGTGCAGAGTAGTGGCTCATTCTGGAAGAATAGACGTGTATTCATTTGTAAGTTCACCATCATAAGTTACCTCATATCATATTCTCTTCATCATAAGAGGAAGAAAACCTGTATCATCAATACGGAAAAATAATTCCACATTCTTCCATGATTTATGAATATTGTGAAACATAGGATTAAAGGCATTATTGATATAGATAACATTATCTTCTGCCCCAGGCTTAGGACGAAATTCTTCAATCTCCATATTCGATAAACCAATAATATCAGGATCTATCGTCTGTACTGTTCCTACAAAATTTCCAACTCACATAAGACCTTTTACAGATTTTCATTTTGTTTTTTTGTGTACGACAGTATTACGAAGATTGTGTTGGATCATACAACCAGTTATCCAAACTTTTTTTTCTGGTGGTATCTCCATCAATTTACCAGTCACTTTATCTTCAGACTTTTGACGTACTGAACACGTATCAAAAATTACCACATCAGCATCATCTACGGTATCAACATATTCCCAGTGACAATTTTGCAATACTGATTTGATCCTAGCTGTATCAGAATAATTCATCTGACAACCAAACACAATAGTCGTAAATTTCATATAATTTGTTCACAATTAAAACAATTCTTTTTACGAGTATATCAATTTACTTTATAAAAACAACAAAAGAGTAGTAAATCAATGAAGATCTAACAACAACTATCAGAAATAATAATTCAAAAAGAGGAGTTATTCTAACACTATTCATGAAAAATAGATAATTGTGTTTTTGATTACTACACACTCCTCTTTTATTGTGCAAAGTAAAAAAATAATTGATTACAAAAAGATATCATTACTAATTAGTATTATTATTACATAATATCGAATTATGTTCCATAATCATGAAACAATAACAAAAGCAAAAAATAATGAAAAATACATCTCAAAGCAATCTTCTTAAACAAAGAAAAATCATAAGAATTTTAAGCTCATTTTTTGATTCACAGGGTAACTTTATACCCAACAGATCAAAAAACATCTCGTATTTTTCTCCATATCATTCAAACCAACAACAATAGAGTACAGGTAGCTATTCAAGTCAGCGACTCTCTATCTACCTGTGAATGAACAGATCATTACAACCCTTACTTACAATCCAACGCAAATAAAAATGTTGTAATCGTATAGATCACAACATATAAAGTTTTTTTTTCAGAATGAATTAGACAATGCTTTTTCACTCCTTTACCTTGCACAAGGTACATTGTGCAAAGCTATAAGCATATTTTGTGAGTAATAAAAACAAACCACATCAAATAATATTATAAATCATAGATTTATCATTTACAACACCATGATCAAAAACTTATTCTATTATCATACCATACATCCACCACCCTTATTTATATATAAACAGGGGAGTGAGTATATTACATCTAAAATATAGAATCATTTACATTCTATCACAACTTCTCTTCTGAAAGATGATTTTTATTAATGAACTACGAAAAAAATATATTATTTATTTCTACATTACTGAACAGTACATATCCGTAGGAACAACAGCCCCTACCACTCCTCTTCTCATATCCTAAAAACTCAACCACCCTTTCACAAAACTCAAATACCAGAACACTGCGAATACAATAGCGACAACAAAGATAACAAGAAGCATGCTATTTTTAGTCCTCTCCCCTCTCACAGCACTAGAAAGTTGTTTAATTTTATCCTCAAGCTTAGTTTTTTCTATTGTAGCAAGCTGTTTCTGTTCATTATAATCAGGAAGAGCGACCATAGTACCAATCTTATTCTCTAGTTCAGACACTCTTTGTTGAAGCATAAATATTACTTTATTTTTTTCTTCAAGCATACGATCCTTTTCTTGAAATACAAGAAAAAACTTATCAATTTTTTCATCAATAATCTTTTCTAATTTAGCATTCGTAGCTAATGAAGAAGTAGCGGCATGTCATGGACCATCATTAACAATCTCAGTAGTTGGATTATGATGTAAGGCATTAAAATCATGCTGCATTGATTGAATATCTTTTTCATCAAGCAAAATTTTATTTGCAATCTTCTTATAAGCAAGCTTTCCACTTTTTATATATCTATCGATTGTTCTTGTAGAAATACCTAACTGTTGTGCTGCCTGCTCTCTTGTTATACGAAATGTCATACGAATTATACTCATAAATAAAGATAAAAAAGACTCTATTGTACAGATATTTATAATATTTTTTTCAACACCCAGTATATAAGAGATACAACAATTGATAATACAAACGATGTCATAATGATACCTGAAACAGATATTATTTTCATCTCTATACCCGTAAGATAAAAGTTGATAATAAACTGACATATGTACATGACAACAATATTAGTAAGCCATCATACAATCCATAATGTCATATATTGTATAGGCAGAGTTATAATATTCAGTATAAATTTCAAAACTGAAAATCAAAATCGGAATATTATACCAATAATAAGATATACCTTTATCAGTTGACTTGTATTAGCTGCATTATGTATAAATTCTATACCAAACAAAAAGCCATAGAAATCCATAAGATAAAGAGCTATGACATATGAAATAATACTTAATAGAGGTCTAAGAATAAATCCAATCATATAAATATTAAAGTCCATAAATCATCTATATATACTGAATATGTCTACTCGTGTCAAGACATAGTGGAAGAATAATGATTTATATTCTATAGGAAAAATCGTCTTGATTTTATAGGAAGATTTATTATATTTATTAGTGTTAATAGTTTAGTTTAAATCAAAGATTTCATGACTTCATCAATTAACATTCTTGTTAATAAATTGTTAAAATCACAATGAAAAATCATCGACAATACTCATATTGCACAACTTTTGAGTAAAATCAGCGATGAGCCATTTTCTGATGCAAAAGTATATAAAATAACTCATAACTTAAAAAATAAGTGATATTTGATCAGTCTTAAAAAAAATACTTTTTTAATAACAAACCCAAATAAACATCTTGATGAAGATGAAATCACACTACAATACTATTGGGAACTTTTAAAGAAACATTGTCAAACCTATATTACAGGAAGTCGATATATTGGATGAATAAAAGCACTAGAATTCCATCTACAAAACTATGAAATACCTGAAAATATTGATATTGTAAATACTTACAAAAATGCTCTAGAAGTTATTGTTTTTGACAAAACAGTAGCTTACAAAAGATACACACATAAGCAAAACAATATTTTTAATAAAGTAAAAAAATATCTTATTAATCAAAAAATTGGCAAATATAGTTTTCCAATAGCTCCCTTAGAACTTGCTATGTTAGAAGCACTTCACAATCCTTGAACAGTACAAACCACCCTTATTAACGAATATATTAAAAAGATCCTTAGAAAACATAAAAAAAATCTTAATTATTCATTTTTTGAGATGATTCTTTCA
It encodes:
- a CDS encoding hypothetical protein (S-layer homology domain), with translation MIKKGSLLKTLLSILSGLLFLGYGGATTIFSPGDIFIITANANPDMIEFVSRVDMNSGTIIRFSDDSRTSTGTWRATEGYITFTSNTNIPKGTIIRMSGLHTTTQTVFPTGFGTITKNNTFDLSTAGESILVYQGTPYNQISPTFLYGLGFGSGTIWINSGIAGANTSYLPSNINLGTTAILITSGANVQYNCSNTALLDASFTTAINNQNNWNKGTLGFPFPPSTCVFDFTQPILSIDLGSGQADFTSGSNIKFKVTSSEPLNTGSFTCSDLVFGGDLSGSTTCSSITQIAPFNNTAFEVSLTVSPGMSGYGDIDMNILSGTVSDVAGNSNTVSTVINNYIIVDILAPVITLSGSTTGNIIAGSSWTDPGATCIDNFDSTCTVVASGNIDANVPGTYTITYTATDDVGNIASVMRIISVIDGVPIVTLNGSGTITIPRSSGYIEQGAIWNDFIDGSGSITTPTIISGPNTGSVDTYGMPGSHTLEYVYIDTAGNTGSATRTVIVQNPGVPDPQDDAYTMYQDTSLDLTTPPQVIVANDNNMEYTTSGGLVTGPTNGTIIMTGQGFIYTPNTGFVGNDTFIYELCNILNQCDSALVTITIIDTQSPLLTLSGSSTETIEAGIPWVDPGYICTDATACTVVTTGMVNSSLPGTYTLIYTATDTEGNFTTVTRTVIVIDTTAPVIVLNGSTSLTLTQGTAFSDSGASWTDSVDGSGVVALPTSGSVNINIPGIYTLEYTYTDSAGNNGNIVTRTVTVQAISSATGTISTGSSGGGGGGYILQKDNCPDGDHSPTHYDGVCKGDNEPVDEQTFNPSIGSTCFKPLNKKTIDQGIQVSEAFKTAHQMLYSYQLTKRQGTRDYRPFDYLTREEAARFMVEFAQNVLCRKPTRSYNNNFSDINNANPTLTKFIRESYNYGIFNGNSDGTFRPNDRITNDELSAIMVRLVTNSILDEPEGDRAAQYRSTLSQYAQISILNNEGRGNIAEVIYDLYRNNTYILNKNGYIIQ
- the rplA gene encoding 50S ribosomal protein L1, which encodes MAKKSKKYLEMAKLVDKKKSYTTAEATELVTKLGYTKFIPSIEIAVKTFANPKYNDQVIRATTSLPHGNGKTVKVAVYTSEDKIDEVKKAGADIVGSSDLLADIEKGNMNFDVLVTSPDLMKDLAKVAKALGPKGLMPNPKAGTVAIDLVGAVSEIKKGRFEFKLDKTGNIHATIGKANFTPEQLADNVTAFLSAINSHKPSGVKGKLIKKVVISPTMGPGVAITL
- the rplK gene encoding 50S ribosomal protein L11, producing the protein MAKQLSKILNLEVVAGKAAPNPPLGPMLGSNGVNIGQFIQEFNGKTMELMQQFAPIDVKIRVKLSLYTDRSFDVEIIGPVTSNLILWKLKQKIGSGEPNKKKIGSLTRADLEEIAALKKGDMNTDDLEAMIKAISGTARNMGVTIA
- a CDS encoding hypothetical protein (Transcription termination/antitermination protein NusG); the encoded protein is MATITQAEIKKQIEDKEYRWYCLSVVAGQEGLVVENLIERVKKQGLEEDIVDYYYPVVTETKIGKTKTTTKEVKLYPGYVFVRSRMNDKIWYVVRNTPGVRIIVGAETHPVPVTDSELENIKKQVLEQSERSSLSVPYKIGDLVTLNDGNFIGAVGQVKDIDADKGTLVVNIEMLGRLTPVMIGFDKVELVK
- the miaB gene encoding (Dimethylallyl)adenosine tRNA methylthiotransferase MiaB, encoding MKFTTIVFGCQMNYSDTARIKSVLQNCHWEYVDTVDDADVVIFDTCSVRQKSEDKVTGKLMEIPPEKKVWITGCMIQHNLRNTVVHKKTKGKSVKGLMGVGNFVGTVQTIDPDIIGLSNMEIEEFRPKPGAEDNVIYINNAFNPMFHNIHKSWKNVELFFRIDDTGFLPLMMKRIGYEVTYDGELTNEYTSILPEGATTLHTSQKKTAFVPISTGCNQFCAYCIVPYARGMEKNMKSDQILSEVQHHIDSGIQEITLLGQIVNKYPDFDKLCDDIFALPGDLKRLRYTSPYPTFYSDQLLSLHEKQERMCPHIHMPLQSGSTAVLKKMFRGYDREQYIEFVDKIRNLKRDISLTTDIIVGFTDETEEDFQQTLSLVEYARFDMIYIGIYSVRPGTYAARKYVDNIPKEIKHDRWNRLNELLKKISAENNAKEIGNIRTVMLTKKEILSSSKVQYTGYTDNQKQIKIMYNGDQSSAPWLGSFVQAKITDSKQFLLVGDVLV
- a CDS encoding Helix-turn-helix domain protein produces the protein MTFRITREQAAQQLGISTRTIDRYIKSGKLAYKKIANKILLDEKDIQSMQHDFNALHHNPTTEIVNDGPGHAATSSLATNAKLEKIIDEKIDKFFLVFQEKDRMLEEKNKVIFMLQQRVSELENKIGTMVALPDYNEQKQLATIEKTKLEDKIKQLSSAVRGERTKNSMLLVIFVVAIVFAVFWYLSFVKGWLSF